The genomic region CTACTTAAATGAGCCCCTCCAGCATGATGGGAAATAATTGATTTCGTTTTTTGTCCTTCGCTCTACCTGTGGAAATTTGAttgtgtttctccttttttttttttttacctctctaTGGCAGTAGTGTTGCATGAATCCATGTCCCTGTTGTGACTCACCACTCCGTGTGTCAAAccattattggttttatttttccgATGGCGCTCTAATTTGTTTCCCTTCTTTCAATCTTGCAGGTAAAGAAGAAGAGTTTCCCAAGAAGCCTTTAGGGCAGCTTCCTCCTGAGGTGGCACCAGTGGTGGTGAACCACGTGGCCAACGGGCAAAGCCACGTCAATCCTGCGGAGCCTCCCCTGGACCCGAGTCCACTACCGGACCGTAAGCAAGACAGTCGGCCCCCTAGTCGCTTACGCCGGGACTCACTGGAGAAATCCATACGCCACCACAAGGCAGAAAAGAGGGAGGCTCGCTCAAGTGGGTCGGGGGAGAATCACAATGATCAGCGGAAGCAGTCCACTACACCTGAGCGGGGGACCACGCCGCCCTCAGCCCCCACCCCGACACCCCATGTGGATCGAGGGAAGCCTCAGAGCCACGCCACCGCCAACCACAACTCCAACGCGGCCTCCAGCTCCCGCAAAGAGATCACCCCCCGCTGGTTCAAACCTTCGGAGACAAAGCTGGAAGCAGTGAAAGCAGCAGCTGCACGGGACGTCCACCTGAGCAGGGGGGCTTCACCGGCCCCCTCCAGCCCGGAGGACAGCGCCCTGGCTCTCCACCGCCCGCGCTCCAAGGGCTTCATCCCCGACACAAACCGCGGCTCCAATGCCTCTCAGTATGACAACGTGCCGGGACTGCAGGGGCAGGACTTTGAGATCCTGGAGCTTGACAGACCTCCATCCAGAATGAAGACCCCTCGCAGTGACACCCCCTTCAGTGTGTCGTCCCTCCATCAGGGCAGCCCGAGCCTAGCCGGGAGCATGGTGTCCGTCGCCTCCGGGTCAAAAATGGCCAAGCACCCTCCTGCGTTTACCAGCAACAGTCCAGGAAGGGTTTACCCTGGCAGCCAGTACAGCACCCCTCCCCAGCAGCACTCCCCGGGCAGAACTACAACAGAAGTTCCCATCCTCCATCCTGCTTACAGCGTGAGCCTGGACCCCCGAGGAGAGGACCGACTCTACGCCCCTCCCACCCGATTTACCCCACCCTCCAGCGTGGTGTACGGGGATCGAGCTTACGCCACCACGCAGCGCAAGAACCCCTCCCCGGAGAAAACTCTCATGAACAACTCCTACACAACCTACCGCAGGGGGCCACCGGGAAACCCCCGAGACGTGAGGCCCCCACCAGAGCACTCCCTGCAGCTGGAAACCCAGGGGAGGTCCACCCCGATCTACCTGCAGCAACTCACCTCCACTTCACAGGTCTGCGGCCCGGTGGACTACAGGTTTGAGGGGCATCGTAGGGGTGAGCCACACTTCCTGCCAGAAGGCGGGGGGCATCGGAGGCCTGTAGACGGGGCCCTTCCGTGGGCACCAGATGATGAGTGGCCTCCTCATACCCCAGGTGGTGTGCCGCGCTCGCCCAGCTTCCAGCAAGCCCAAATGTCGCCCGTTCAGGAGTTCACTTTCCCGCCCAACCCAGAGCCCCTGCTCCACTACAGGACTCCACTCAAGGAGACTGTCCTTCGGCAACAGCTCCCCCAGCTGTTCGGAGGGCCACACTACAGGCACGCACAGGAGGCGTTCGCCCTGCAGGAGTCCATGCTGCTGTGATAGAGAAATGGCAAGACACTGTAAAAACTGAAGTGTAGTCAGACACTGTGGTAGAGACGAGCTTTGTTCAAAAGTTTCTCGATGTGTGAAGTCGTGACCTCCTGACTGTCACGTTGCATCGTAATGTTGCAGCACGCACCAGCCTCTGAAGTTTCTACTGATCACTTTAAAAACTGACtgaagattttattttatttttggatgtAAATCATTAACAAGAGGTCACAGTATATATCTTTTGGAGTCTGATATGTACAGtggatgtttttgttaatatgcTGAGTTGTTATCAGTAGCAGGGGAAAACTCTCCTGAAAAGgcaaaactgatttattttccatctttatttttttatatgttaCTTCCAGAGATTCACACTCGAGATGGATTTACTCTTCATGCTCGTGaatgttatttttcaaaaataattaatagTACTATGTCCCCAGATATAATTAAACAGCACTGTGCAGTTTGATTTCAAATTTGCAGCGGCTCTACTGTAGAAagtgatgttcattttgtagtCTTTCCTTTCCCGGTTCAGTGATAACCCTTTCCCATTAACTGATGTgcaattcatttctttttcaagcGTACAGTTTGTTGGATATTTCAGTGTAGTTTTTGGTTCAATTCCGACCCCAAATACAGAGCTCATTTGTGAGGgctaataatatatatatttagttttatatatttttggtttgctTTAAGCCATCTGATTGGCTATGTAACTCTAggtaacatgtttgttttttaaatgaatgtactATAGTTACCACTTCTTGAGCAGCCAGAAGTTGTTTCAGTACaaacttttatttcctttgttttgtcttgtttttctccacaCTGTCATATCACTACTGTTTAGCTTCTGACAAACACTCATCTggcacacacattcatattcaCACACTACATGTCAAAAAGGTGTGAGGcacacatttcaacatttaatcAGTGACATTATTATGATTATTCTCAAACAGTATTGCCCTTACTGTTCATTACATTCCATAAGTTatctttgtatttgttaaacAACTAATTTCAAAACATTCTGATACTTTGCATAATAAAAGGAGGTGGGTTCAAATGAATCTCTGGCTCTGTCTTTGACTTGCTGTAAATGAAAGGTTTATTCccacatgtgttttttctcatgaTGTCTTTTACCTCTTATAGTGAAACTCTACCACCTAGTGGGAGCATAGCGATAAAGGCAAAATGGTAAGTATATACTATTCCAAAGTCATTTGTAAAGTCTAATATGTTTGTATAGCTTCTATGTCACGTGACCCAGTACATCCAATTCAATGTAACATTGTGTCGCAACACTAGACGAGCAGGACACACACCTTTTTTGGGAATTTAAGACAATAATCCACACTTTTTATAATTGAATGTTAATTTAGCAGTTAGTTTCTACTCTCAAGTTAGTTTAGTTTATACTGTTTACTTGTTTACTATACACTGACCTAATTCAACATACTAttaatgtttgattttgtgtcTACATATTTTGCATCGacttttctgactttttgtGTGACATACAGAATTGTACAATGACTTTATTCATCCTACCATGTTATGTggttttttctcatattttcaacatttcaaccaatcaaagttatttatacagcccattatcacaaactttacatttgtctcagggggctttaccgtttgaacataatatgaaTATAACACCCCTTAGACATTAGAAGATGAAAatggatccaggtggatgtcaacaatcctgtGGGTGCCATCAAACAACTAGTCAGGTGAGCgtcaggcaggaccacagcaacaggcacATCTACGACTCAAAACATCTCTAACACTGGCTGGTGTCTGACTGTTAGTTAAGGTGTACTTTATTTGCAATACAGTAGCATTTTCTCAGAGCAGAACACGCTTTTTAAACGCATTCCTGTTAAGATTGTCGAAGATGTGTGAGGGTGAGCCACGGAGACTCCCGGCCCATCTCAACCCCTGATAATAAAAGTCCTAAAAAAGCGTAGCATATGTCGTAAAGACGTCAGAGTATTGTATGTCAGAAAGATGTCATAAGAAAATCGTAGTATTTCATAAAAAACGTGATTCAAAAAAGTTATTTAGAGGGGTGTATTCATGGGCAGAGTTCAACCTTTACCTCTTTGATCTGaatgctgtgtttcttttctttcctaaTTGGGTGAAAGTTACTGTACAGattattttggggaaaaatatattgattttacaaaaatacactgGAAAGAGGAGGAACACGAGTAAACAGAATTGCTTGGTTAAACAATGAATAAACTGGACATGTTCCACTTTCtagtcttttatttatttacagttcaGATTTGTTCCTGTACATAATGgcaaagtaaaaaacaacattctttCTCCTTATTTCAAGTGGGAAGAAAaactctgtctctcttttttaacaaaatgcttAAATTTTTCGGGGAGTCCTACGACAGACCGGCTGCAGCAGCATTTGTAGCACCAAGATGTTGCTCAGTCTCTCCATGTCACCTCCACTTCATCTGTCCTGTACCTATGAAAGGAGAAATGTTAATGGACGGATAAAAAAAGGGATGACTGCAAAGCCAGTTGGCCACATTCGGTCAATCAGATCAAATATCAACAACTTTTCTAAATAGAGGTCCTCTAATAGTTAAATCTATACTGCTGGTGTTTCAGATGGCAGAGTGttgattttcattattttgcaaaaaaaaagcagcaaggTGAATTCTACCTTTGTGTAATCCACGAGTCTTCCAGCTCTGTCACCTGACCAGACCTAAACATCTCCCAGCCAGCTTGAGCAATCATCGCTCCGTTGTCGATGCAGAATCTGTGGAACAAAGTGAACACTTATCTGGACTGAAGCTGGAACATGATGTTCTGACGGACTGAAATCACAGGATATTTAGGTAACCTTAGGCCTACGTTATATTACTGCTAAATGGCTTTCACTGTGCCTAAAACAACATGACACAATACCTTATTTTAGATGTGTTTATCATAACGGATTTCTCAACTTGAACCcaagtgaaacattttttttgcaaatagCAGCACCTACAAAACTTTGTATTGTGTGAAATGATTTTGACCCAGTTCTAATGTTTGTTCACAAAGATGAGAGAGCAAAAGTTTTGGTCCTGGGACCTTCAACCTATTGCTCATTCGTCATTTTAATGTATAGGTTTACCGTTCGTCAGTGGCAAAAAGCTTGGCGTTTCTCTCCTTACACATCACCCCCATCATCTCCTGCAGACGCAGGTTACCTACAGAGGAACCAGGGGGTCACATCTTCATATGTCATAATATAGAATGTCATAGTAAAGCcataaacaaaatatcaaagaaACCGGTTCGTAAAATGTCATGACAAATCTCAAAAACATTATAGTATAGAATGTCACTTAAAGAAAGTCATAACAAAGTAATAGTCAAGTATGTCATTAAAAGTCATAAAAAGGTTATAGCATATTAGGTCATAAAACtgtcatccatccatccatccatccatccatccatcttctcctgcttttccgtcaggaTCGCGGAGGTAaccagctccagcagagagccccaaacttctctttccctggccacatcagccagctctgactgggggattccaaggcgctcccaggccagcgaagagatataatccctcctcCCGGTCCTAGGTCTACCCGTCTGTCTCTTCctagctggacgtgcctggaacacctccctaggagtggcgcccaggtggcatcctcactaggtgccgaaccacctcaactggctcctttcaacgcgaaggagcagcggttctactccgagtccctcccgactgaacttctcaccttatccctaagggagatgccagccaccctgcggacaaaatcccatttcggccgcttgtatccgcgatctcgttctttcggtcatgatccatccttcatgaccataggtgagggtaggaacgaagatggcccggtagacagagagctttgccttctggctcagctctcttctCATCACAACGGttgcggtaaagcgactgcagtaccgctcccgctgctccgattctccggcccatctcacgctccattgttccatcactcgagaacaagaccccgagatacttgaacccttcacttggggtagggcctcattccctacctggagtggacagtccatcggtttcctgctgagaaccatggcctcagatttggaggtaaAACTGTCATAGTATGTCATAAAAGTCCTAAAAACTAATAGTATTGTAGGTCATAACTTCGATGTATTATGTCATCAAAAGCAAGTCAAGTCCTCAAAAACAATCCGTATAGTATGTTgttaaaaatatcacaaaaactTCATCGTATGGTATGAGATCAAAGAGTGGTATGTCATTAAAAAACTCCTAAAAATGTGTAGTATGGCATGTCTTCAGGAATTGAATCAAAATGTATCTTGTGTAATAAATGCTTCATAGTATAGTTTCTGATCAACAGTAATAGTGTAGTGTCATTGTatgtcatttaaacatttcaataaaaagtgATCAGTCATACATCAGTCAAATAAATCATAGTGTTGTATGTCCTGTGTACTTACAGCCAACTCCCCCCACAATGAGGACTTCTCCAGAGCCGCAGTGGGCCATGGCCCTCTCTGTGATCTCCACCAGCATGGAGAACACGGTCTCCTACGGGGATACAGACTTTAGTGTTGGGAGACACTATCAAAATGGCTTCTACTAATACTGTATGTCTGGAGTAAGGGTGTCCAAACTTGAATCGGCCCACAGCAAATTCttaaagtataatggaatatggcccacaaatgaaacttgtcAGTTTTTTCATAAAGCATATTAAAGTTTCAAGCATATTAACCTACatctgattgattttgctaacttataacttcacttatgaggcaatatactgtacctctagtgagtggcctAGCCTTTGGCCCTGAGTAAAAAAGgcttggacacccctggtttagagCTTTTTAAGTCACTTTGCTACACAGATCCAGCATGTGGGTTATTTGATTAACTGATAGCGATGGTTGTACCTGCAGGGAGAAACACAGGTCCTCTTCTGAACACTGACCCGAGCTGAGCATCTTGTGAGCAGCTTCCTAAGGAAGAAAAAATAACTGTTGGCAGTGAAACAACTGGAGTAATGTTGACTACTGAACGCGGAAGGTGAAAAGGGATGGAGATATgacccttctttttttttacttagcTAGATCTGTAAGTTACAACAGCTGCTTACTTCTCAAAATAACATGGTATTTTGCTCAGCCTCAGATCAGGGTTTCAAACACCTCGGAATTCTTACACTTGTTTCTTGCTTTGGACGGTAACTTGAATGTTAGCCATGTTGCCAACAATTCATGAACACCCTTTTTTGGTCATATGAAAGTCAACTGGCAACTATTATCAACATTATCTTGGAAATGAATGTCACGTGTCATTGTGTTGTGCAACGCTGTGAGGAAAATGGAAGGAATCCGATAGAAGCACCGACAATAATACCACTTGAAAACACTAAAAGAGAGAGTTGCCGCTTATTCTACACAGAGTCAAAAGAcggcagagaagaagaaataattattcaaatacACGCATTTATTGTAGATGAATAGTTCCAAGGAAGAGCGAGCCACTCACCTCAATGTAAGATAAAATCCCAGAAAATGAGACGTCCATTCCTTTTACCGTATATGGTAGCTCCACATACTGACTCCCTCTAACAGCATGGACAAAAAGTGGAAGTGagtatttattattagtatacaaacaaatattaagcACACAACACTGGAGCTGCTTATCGTACTTTTTAGCCATCTGCTCGATGTTGTATCCTGGACTGGGGTCATTGGAAATCTGAGTGGAGAAACAGTTCCAGATTTAGAACACACCTATCACAGGCAGCAAAAGGCGagtaatcattttaatgaaagtCATAATGGTGCACACCTTTATAACTCTAGCAAACCTGTCCAGGCAGTTGCCAACAGCGATGTCAATGGTTTCCCCAAATATTCTGTATCGCCGCTCAGAGTATGCAATAACCTGCACAGGAAGAAATTACATGTATACCTAATGAACTTAGAACATGTCATAGCTCTGTCGATTGTCAGGAAGAGCAGTTTTTCCCCGTACACAGAAACCaacctgtgtgtttcctccactGACGTAAAGCACGGTAGGGTTGTTGGCTTGTGTGATGAGTCGGCCCATCTCAATGTGTCCGATGCAGTGGTTGACACCGAGGAGCGGCTTTCCCCAAAGCTGTGCAACTGTACGAGCCACCAGAGCCACCGTCACCAAGGGAGCACCCATGCCAGGACCTGATAAAAGCAAacgagagaaaaagagaggtgtTTGTAAAGttgaaatgataaaacacattacattctGGTTTGAGAGAAGCATTGTATAGTCTGTTAGTTTGGTGTCACTTTTCATAGATAATGGAATACTATGTGGCACCTGTTTCAATAACACTtccacttcctttttttcagcCAATAACTGTGGGTGAAAGTAGCACATAGTATAGAACTAGGTGAAAGATTTCTATTTTGATATCATTCAATATCTGGAAAACAATTTGAATGTGGATATAGCGTATAGTGGATTTTCTTTGATCAAAACCAGTATGAAACGTGATGAATCAAAATTTTGAGCGCTAATCCTGGTGAAAGCATGTTGTCCTTTTTTCGGACAAACTTGTGAATAGTTCAAATCTGATTCTCCCACAAGGTGACGACCCAGGATGTTATGTAACCTTTGGTGTAGGCCACACAGTCGATGTCTGCAGGCCTCAGTCCTGCTTGCTCCAGCGCCTCCTTCAGGACAGTCAGGATGACAGCACGGTGGTGCCTGGCGGTGTCACTCGGCATGAAACCTGATGGgtagaaaaaacatgttgttaacTTCACATGCAAGattgttacatttttacatatcACCGGTAAAGTGAAGGTCTCACTTGCCTTGACCAGGAGGGGTGATGTAGGTCCGTCTTGGGTTGGACAGCACTTCACCATCCTTGATGATTCCAATGCCGATCTTATTGGCACTTCCCTCAAATCCAATTACTATAGTCATGGTGGCTGAAAAAACctttacaggaaataaaatagcaatgaGGAGAGGTGACTAATGCATTATGTCTTTATATGGAAACCAAAGTAGCATATTTATTTAGAAGAGTAAATAATCCTCTTTTTAAAGTGCATTTCTTAATTTCTGCTAAAGCCTCATTCtttgcaagaaaataaaatcaggaaAATGTTGAACAGGACATGGTTTCTTCCTAAGCCGGCTAGCTTTTTGGTTGTAAATTAAACTTTCGAGCCTcatttctcatttcaaaaaaggGAGTCAACAGGGAAGTGAAGGGCCAGTCAACGAGAgagaattaaatacaaataataataacgcTTTGTTTGTCATGAGTTTTGTTACCAGGCATTGTCCAATATGTCCaaccattaaatatttaagggGATACACCATTATCCTCACGACAGATGCTTTACCTATAAAATGCCTCATTATACCTAACATACATATTTACTTTCCATATTTAGCTCACCCTAAACCAAAATAAGGCAACCTGTGTGGTATGCTATGATAGCAGCGACAGCGCATTTGATAAAACTATCCTCACGGTACATCAACTCTACATTGAATATCAAATAAGACATACCTAGCTTATTGCTCTTCTTCGTTTGTTCACATGTATTCAAACTTGATCcaactttttttaataataactcTTCTACCTCCTGGATGTATTATAACAACTTCTGTGGAGTCTGAAGGGTCCCAAACACTGGCAGTTGTAGAGATGGCCTGACCAAAATGATTAGTCCGAATAATATGTCACTTCAGTGGCATAACAGAATGGTGTTATATGTCATAAAGCAGTTATAATTGTGTAGttttctgataaaaaaataaataacgcagttaaaaataaagttgttttgtcatttattaTCAGGCAAATATAAGCCCTCACAGCGCGTGGTCAGAAATATttgctgtgctttgtgtgtgtgtctgtgtttggggAGGAGAAGAAGCACGTTGTCTTTGCTTCCTGTTGAGAAAGTGCAAGTAAgattatttgcatttaatttgaaCGTGTAGCTTATTGGAATGAAAACGTTGCGTTACTCTCCTGCATTTGCATTTGTAGATTATACAAATAAGCTGTGAATGAGCAGATAAGAAGCTACCTGGCTATTCTCCATTCATTCAGTAGGCCCTCTGCTTCTTTGTCAAAGAGAAGCTACCGCTACCGTTAGCTTGCGTTTAAGACGAAAAAACGTCTGCTGTTTTTGAACAAGGATGATGTTAATTTTGCATTCAGCAGTTGGCAAATGAGTTAATTTGTTCTATTTAGTGCAATAGGATGTATGCCTACACCTTTGTCGGAGTTTACTGCAGATCTGACAAAGCGGCTGAGAAGCGATATGTGTAGAACAAATGCATACTTGTTAAACGGAGGtgaattgtttaaaaatgtccaagCTGATCTGACTTAAATAATTGGACGACTGGAAAACTTTGTACCATTTCCTTTATGAGTCACGAGAAAAACAGACCGATATATTGGCCAATATAAGCGTTATTGTATTTAATGCCTGATAAATAAGAGTGCAGTGCGGAAATGATGCAGGTAATTTATATCCAGTGTTTTCATCACAATGTCGGTCCAAACGAGAGCACTGACAAGTTAAACAACAAACACGTCTGCTTAGTAAAGCACATCTCTAAAAAATTTAAAAACCTTCACATTTCTAACTTAAACTGACAGATACATCGAGTATCCTGGCTCTGATAAGCTACTTCAGTTCTCCTTCTTAAGTTGCAACAGTTGTTGTGATGACTGGAAATCCAATGTTTGATGAACTTTTTTCAATTTCCACCCCAAAAATTGTTAAACTagtaaatcattatttatttacgtCCATGCAGTTACCTGAATCCAAGGTGATGCTCAAATAGCTTGTTTTGTCCAACCAGAAGCACAATGACATGTAACAAGGAAAAGCCATTTCTTCAGCGCTACAGTTAAACCTGTGGGTTTGTTGGCCTTGTTGAcagttgtgtttctgtcttgtgtgttattttatcatttgaCACTTGacaatctgttttgtttttccagcgGCGTTTGTGcggttgtgtgtgcgtgttgtgTGTCTGCGAGGTGTGTTTGGATCCAGGGCCAATTTAAGtatgaagagaggaaagaaggcAGAGGACGCAGCTGCAGATGGGGAAAATGACACCAGCCCTGGTACTACAGCTGTTCACACTTGCATACAATCTCCTGACTTAAATATATGTGGCCTGAGCCTATGTCTTTATTTAACCTGACAGCTtcagcaaagaaaacaaagaaggcGAAAGAGCCAGAGGCCCCGATACTTTACGAGGATCCTCCTGACAAAATGACCAGCAAAGATGGACGTGAAGCCAACATGAAGATCACCTCCTGGAACGTCGACGGTCTGAGGGCATGGGTGAAAAAGAATGGCCTGGATGTGAGTTTGCAATAATTATAAGCAACATCAATTATTTCCTGAGTTATGTATTCAGAttggttttaatggaaaatgcTTGTGTTCTCCCTTCCAGTGGGTGCGTGAGGAGTCTCCAGATgttttgtgtctgcaggagaCAAAGTGTGCAGAAAAATCCCTCCCTGCTGAAATCACCTCCATGCCTGAGTATCCTTACAAATACTGGGCAGCGTCCAATGAGAAGGAGGGTTACAGTGGTGTGGCCATGCTCTGCAAGACTGAACCCCTCAATGTCACCTATGGCATTGGTGAGTGGTGTCTTTAActgttttcatttaaacatattaatCCCAGTAAAATTCAAACTTGTTGCCATTGCACTTTTGTATTATTGGaacagaatacaaaaacaaagtggACTTAATATGAACCTTCTCTAACACTTCTCCAGGTAAAGAAGAGCATGACAAGGAGGGCCGCGTGATCACTGCAGAGTTCCCCAACTTTTACCTGGTGACTTCCTATGTGCCAAACTCTGGCAGAGGCCTTGTGCGCCTAGATTACCGCAAAACCTGGGACGCGGACTTCCGGGCGTACCTGAGCGAGCTTGACATACAGAAGCCTCTGGTGCTGTGTGGTGACCTTAATGTCGCACACCAGGAGATCGACCTGAAGAACCCCAAGGGGAACAAGAAAAACGCAGGCTTCACCCCTGACGAGCGCGAGGGCTTCAGCCAACTACTAGAGTCCGGTTTCATCGACAGCTTCCGCGAGCTGTACCCCGAGCAGACTAACGCCTACACCTTCTGGACCTACATGATGAACTCCCGCTCCAAGAACGTGGGCTGGAGGCTCGATTACTTTGTGCTGTCGTCCAGCCTGCTGCCGGGCCTGTGCGACAGCAAGATCCGCAACAAGGCCTTGGGAAGCGACCACTGCCCCATCAGCCTGCACATAGCTGTGTAGCTCATTGTTTTACATGGCCTTTACTGTTTTCTTACTACTGCCATTCAGAATTGGCTAAAACTATCATGTATACTAATGTTTGTTGAGTAAGATGTTCTTAGGTGCTGCTCAAACTCTCTATTTCCTGTAGGCTTGGTAGGAGCTTAGATTTGTAGAACCTTTAAATTCAAGTTTTCACATGAAACGTTCAAACAATGCCCATTTATGCAATTTAAGTCTTTCATTAAACCAAGTGATGAACaccttgtgtatttaaatactccaATGGCACATTCCCACTGCACTACGGCTCTAATTTGATTTTACTCCGCTCTCTTTTTTGGGTTTTCCACCTGGGATAGTACCATGTACTTTTTCAGTAACACCCAAGCCAAGGTTCAATAAGAGCTTACTGGTACTAAagggtaaaagtaaaaaaacagaacattagTCATTGAGTCATGATTTAGGTGCTGTTAAACTGCCAACAATAGCATTAGCAGAATAAAAGGACATGCCTCCATGCCAGTAACCTgcagtatgtttgtgtgttgctgtcTGAACTAGCACTGTTGCAATGGTTGTGATGTGTTTAAGCCCATTATGTTCAAAGCTCCTTTTCCAAAGCattgttacattttctgttgttaAACATGCTCACAATAAAGACTGGATTTATGCAAAACTTTATTCTGTTCATTATTTTAAGACTGACTCAAGATGATTGGACAGATAAGCTACATcacaatgcaacaaaaacaacaacacagtcaCAATGTATGTAGTTACTTTATAACCTATAATCGCCAACTATTTACTCGTTCAAAACATGAATCTTAAATTAAAAACCGTGACTATGTTACCTTCATGCTATGTGTCCGTTGATGCATTTTGAGATTGTATGGCTGTCTGAATCCCTTCCCACACTCCCCACAAAGGTATGGTTTTTCCCCAGAATGTGTTCGCTGGTGTCTCTTTAGCCGGTTGGCACTGAGGAAGCTCTTGTCACAATCGGTGCATGAGTACGGCCGGACTCCGGTGTGGTAGCGCAGATGTATGGTCAGGTAGCACGACTGAGTGAAACTCTTGCCGCAGTGGGGGCACTGAAAGGGCTTGTGGCCCGTGTGGAAACGTTCGTGCTTCAGAAGCTCCGCGTGGGAAAAGAAGCCTTTCCCACAGTCAGAGCAGAGGAATGGCCGCTCGCCTGAATGAGTCAGCTCGTGTCTTATCAACGTCGCCTTGTAGACAAAACTCTTGTCACACTGCGAGCAGCTGAAAACATTC from Eleginops maclovinus isolate JMC-PN-2008 ecotype Puerto Natales chromosome 17, JC_Emac_rtc_rv5, whole genome shotgun sequence harbors:
- the osgep gene encoding tRNA N6-adenosine threonylcarbamoyltransferase codes for the protein MTIVIGFEGSANKIGIGIIKDGEVLSNPRRTYITPPGQGFMPSDTARHHRAVILTVLKEALEQAGLRPADIDCVAYTKGPGMGAPLVTVALVARTVAQLWGKPLLGVNHCIGHIEMGRLITQANNPTVLYVSGGNTQVIAYSERRYRIFGETIDIAVGNCLDRFARVIKISNDPSPGYNIEQMAKKGSQYVELPYTVKGMDVSFSGILSYIEEAAHKMLSSGQCSEEDLCFSLQETVFSMLVEITERAMAHCGSGEVLIVGGVGCNLRLQEMMGVMCKERNAKLFATDERFCIDNGAMIAQAGWEMFRSGQVTELEDSWITQRYRTDEVEVTWRD
- the apex1 gene encoding DNA-(apurinic or apyrimidinic site) endonuclease, whose translation is MKRGKKAEDAAADGENDTSPASAKKTKKAKEPEAPILYEDPPDKMTSKDGREANMKITSWNVDGLRAWVKKNGLDWVREESPDVLCLQETKCAEKSLPAEITSMPEYPYKYWAASNEKEGYSGVAMLCKTEPLNVTYGIGKEEHDKEGRVITAEFPNFYLVTSYVPNSGRGLVRLDYRKTWDADFRAYLSELDIQKPLVLCGDLNVAHQEIDLKNPKGNKKNAGFTPDEREGFSQLLESGFIDSFRELYPEQTNAYTFWTYMMNSRSKNVGWRLDYFVLSSSLLPGLCDSKIRNKALGSDHCPISLHIAV